A region of Triplophysa dalaica isolate WHDGS20190420 chromosome 18, ASM1584641v1, whole genome shotgun sequence DNA encodes the following proteins:
- the rassf2a gene encoding ras association domain-containing protein 2a produces the protein MDDRIDGVRFGENKFISKRNILSHLKTYNLYYDGKNLQLRHREEEGELIIEGLLNISWGLRRPIRLQMQDDHERIRPPPSSTSWHSGCNLDNQSQEGQNQTPPQVEVTPPEDQSSNGTTHGPAEEDEAEEEGDVSSQLLRTKSDAGVLRRGRRRSPSDQRRIRRHRFSINGHFYNHKTAVFTPAYGSVTNARINSCMTTPQVLRVLLNKFKIENSPDDFALYLVHTSGERVKLKRTDYPLVVRILQGPCEQVCKIFLMEQDLGEEIPYEVAQYIKFEMPVLQSFIIKLKEEEDREVQKLKSRYKYLRYIIEKQLQCLPEGSTCM, from the exons ATGGATGACAGGATTGATGGAGTGCGATTTGGGGAGAACAAATTCATCAGCAA GCGCAACATTCTCTCTCATCTAAAGACCTACAATCTCTACTATGATGGAAAGAACCTGCAGTTACGACACAGAGAG GAAGAGGGGGAGTTGATCATAGAAGGACTTCTCAATATCTCGTGGGGTTTGCGTCGACCAATCAGGCTTCAGATGCAGGACGACCACGAGCGAATCAGACCACCTCCCTCCTCTACCTCCTGGCACTCAGGCTGTAACCTAGACAACCAGAG TCAGGAGGGTCAGAACCAGACTCCGCCTCAGGTAGAGGTCACACCTCCAGAGGACCAATCAAGCAACGGCACAACACATGGACCTGCAGAGGAAGATGAAGCAGAAG AGGAGGGTGACGTCTCATCTCAGCTTCTTAGAACCAAAAGTGATGCTGGGGTGCTGAGACGGGGCAGGAGGCGGTCTCCTAGCGACCAGCGGCGAATCAGAAGACACAGATTTTCTATCAATGGCCATTTTTACAACCACAAG ACGGCTGTGTTCACACCTGCATATGGTTCTGTAACAAACGCACGGATAAACAGCTGTATGACCACACCACAGGTGCTGCGAGTCTTACTGAACAAGTTTAAAATTGAGAACAGCCCTGATGACTTCGCCCTGTACCTCGTTCACACCAGCGGGG AGCGTGTTAAGTTGAAGCGTACAGACTATCCATTAGTAGTGAGAATACTTCAGGGACCATGCGAGCAGGTCTGCAAGATATTTCTCATGGAGCAGGACCTGGGAGAAGAGATACCCTATGAA GTGGCGCAATACATAAAGTTTGAGATGCCTGTCCTGCAGAGCTTTATCATCAAACTGAAGGAAGAGGAGGACAGAGAGGTACAGAAGCTGAAAAGCAG aTACAAGTACCTGCGATATATCATTGAGAAACAGCTGCAGTGTTTACCAGAAGGTTCCACTTGTATGTGA